GTGTGCCTGGGGATAGTGTTGTCTCGGCCTGGAAGACAGATGCGCTCCTTgtctctgcctcttggcttccttggctccctGCAGCTCTTGGCTCCAAGCTTACCATGGGCAAGAAACCTTCCCCAGTTCTTCTTAATCTTAGTGTTTTCCCTTGGAGAGCACGCTCCCTGTTTTATCCTGTGTACAGCTGGTTGTCTGTAAATCCATACTCCCATTAGAGCACTTTGGTAGGCAGTTAATAAATCTTAGTTGTCTGACTGCCAGAAGAACCTGTCTACAGGAAAGGGTGGGGGACTACATTgatcttttcaaaataataatggCTAATATTGTCCTAATAATTTATGCTGCTATAGCCGAGGAGGTCAGGGATGTTACAATCTCAATCTCAAGATGACTGAGGACAACAAGTAAACCTTCAAtcaaattgatatttcattttataaactcAGACTTGAGATGGGAACATGGATTAGTGGCAAGAGacctgaccttggagtcaggacgaccttggttgcaaattctgtttctgacacatattagttgtgtgatcctgggacaGTCTTGGACTCTCTTGGTGCCCCAGatgattttaaaatggaaatgaccCAGAGATAGTATAGCAGTTGCCAATCTGCATGTGTGGAATTATAAGCCTGGAGGAAAATTAGGAAGTAGATTTTTGGCCATCAATGTGACCTACCAAGAGCTGGGAGAAACCTTCTTTTGTCTAATAAAGACAATTTCTTAAATTTCGATTCTTTTCCAAATCTAAAGGGCTCATTTAGATATAGAGAGTGATGCAACTGGAAGATTttaagtcagaagacctaggtttgaatcttgactctgttGTGACCTTGAGTCTTCTAATCTTTGTGAAATGTGAGGGTCAGACTAGATAAACTCTCAAGTCCCCTCTAGCTTTAAAACCTCTGATCCCATACAGCAGTGCCTCACATCTTTTCATCCACACTGCAGTCCACTGGAATCCAAGCTCAGCTCACACCTTTAGGCCTCTCCTGAAGGACTCGGGATACTTACATTTAAAATGATGGTGATTCCAGCACAAAAAGTGCCTCCACCAACATAACCACACAAGTAGTTCTTATCCAGAATGAGGCCAAATGAGAGGAGAGTTATCCCAATCAGTGCAGCCACAGAGCTCACTGTATTCATAATCAGACTTATTTGtccctgaaagagaaaaaaagcatttgaaaataGTCAGGACCAAAGGCCCTACCTCTTGTAGGACAACAAGTTACCTTATAAGCTCTTGCCATAATAAACCCAAAACTAAACTTTACAGAACCTCCAAAATAGATCCAAAGACAGAATTTCCATATGAACTGCTTTAGTGAAACCTTCtaaactaaaatattttcttctgaataaaGATCAGAGACTCAGTGGGTTGATTGGTTTGGTTTTAGATCTTTTTGATAGACATTCTACTTTTTATCCCtttacaaagattaaaaacaaaaacacttccTGTATCTCACTGCCAATTAAATTGCAAACAGTAATTAACCACTAAATGAGTCCATTCATTGAGCATGCTTTTGAAACTCATTGAATCCCTGTTTGACAGGGGCTGAAATGGAAAGCATTTGGGGATAGAGTAGGAATGGCAGCTTGTAAATGACCTTCACCTTGGAGCACCAGAGGCCTGGTCCTCTTTTGCCTTTgactgtctgaccttgggcagttCATTCTCTCTCTGGAGCTCTGTAtgtctggaaaaggaaaaggctgAAAAAGCCTCTTTCATCTCAGGCATTCTATAAGCCTGTGAAATACAGTGGGAAGCAGCGATGTGGAAGATAGATGAGACCAAGTTGCTGGTTGGTGGGCCCAGTGAGTTTTTGGAAACCCTTTGTGAATCTGGGAAttaaaccttttccttttttaaatgattaacaaagagaaaatgaaacttaCAAGATATTTCGTGCTTCTTCTTTCAAATGCAATTAAGAGGGATCCTGAATTAATGTACTggcaagaaaaaagagaatccaTTAGTTACTGAGCTCTCTTTTGGGTCCTATGTCATTTTTCCTTGCTAGAACAGTGCTCCTTTATTCCAGGGGCCTTCCCCCATCTTCAGGGCAGTGTGGTAGAGTGGGAAGGTTGGCAGCAAGGGAAAATAGTTTCAACTCTGACACTAAACAACAGTTTCCTTGGACATTTTGTTTAGCATCTCTGGGcctctatttcttcctctctggcctctgaggtttctttcagCTCCAGAGTTCTATGATTCCTTTTACGTTAACCCTTAGGAGAAGACCTGGGCTTGAATCAACTTTTCTACCTTTCCATGTACTAGCTATGAGACACTGAACAAAACATTTCAtggctttgtttcctcatctgtaaaaggggggtAATACAGTGCCACTTCACaggatggttgtgaggatcaaagttTTGATTTCAAGAATTTGAAAGGGCTTTCCTGGGTAAAGGGATCGATTAGTTCTGTTTTGCTTGATCCAGAGAGACTACTTTAGGCTGGACGGCCTGTCAGTGAGGCCTGTCCAGGAGGAGAGTGGATTGCCTTCCCCTTCTACTAGAGGCATTCAAGGaaaggctggatgaccacttggcAGATAGGTCTTTTCCAGATGCTATATGTCACAGTGGGCAGAGCGCTAGGACTGGAGTGAGGAAAATCTGTGTCCAATGGCAGCCACAGACTCTTATGACCCcttgtatgaccctggccaaACTCTgtctgcctgagtttcctcatctttaaagtgggGGTACTCAAAGCCCGTAGTTCCTGGGAttgttgaggataaaatgagatcttatttgtaaagtgcttgcaAACCTTAAGGTGCTCAAAAGATATTCTTCTTATGAATTATTTTCTGTTATTGTGGGATTCTTCTGCACATAGTAAATGATTATTAGGATGAGAACTACTTCTACTTAGAACAGTAGCCTTCAAGATCAATAAATTGGTCAGTAAACACAGGCCCTTTATTGGAGTGGCCCTCCAGGACTTACAAGAAGCCTAATTATCCACAGAGTCTTTCTATGGGATGGGAGATTTGAGGAACTGGTCCTTAAGCAAGAAATATGGAATTCTAAGAGTCCGAGGTGAGGAGGGAATCTCAGTCAACGGCCCTTAGTGGAGACCAAAGATGGGGGGTGTCCATTACAAATACTAGCAGGATCACATTTGGTAAAGGGAGTAATGTTGAACTCACTTGGGAAATGTGTCAAAATCATTAAATGGCAaacagacatttttttcttttccttgagcTTTTTGAGCAGGGAATGGACATGGATAGATCTGTGCTCTAATTTGAAGCCCCACTGTGGGAGCCATGTTAGGAATGGAGTAGAGTGGAGAGAGCTATGTGGCAAGGAGAACAGTTTGGAGGCTGTCCAGGTGAGAGGTCTAGAGGGCTCAAGTTAGGGCAGTGACCACagtgtgaggagagagagaatgagtctCTGTAATGGTGGGCTTTTGGGTCCTGTGATAACGAAAGTAGGGCAGAGGTTTTGGGTAGAGCCCTTGACTCAAGCTTCCTCTGACTCCTAGGGGTTTGGGAATTTTTGTACCCACAGTTCTTCTATTGGCTATACTCACACATGCTGCTCCCCAGAATGGATATCCTGtgagaaagatgaaggaaaagcGTGGGTATGGGGAGATGTGAGTAAAAATGAGGACTGCCCCAAAGCAAAAGTTCATCAGGCCAATTAGAACCTGAATAGCCTGGAATAGAAAGAGCATCATGATTAACAAGGGCTTCCacgggggaggggggggggagggtagaAGTCTGGGAACACCTGTTAGGACTCTCCTGGCTCTTCCACATATTGCTTCCCTTCAACATTCTGTTCTTCCCCACATCCTCATTCTCCTTCTGGCTAGTGGTGAGCTGCCAGCAGTAAGACAAAGAGAACCCTGGCTTGAGACAAGAAGGCAAACACTGGcccagtggaaagaacactgggtaCTCTCTTCTTGTGTgtccctggacaggtcactttatctctctctgcctcagttcccttaacTGAAATTAGGGGGTTGTATTCATTTGCCTCTGAAGTCCCTGCCcattctaaatctctgatcccaTGCCAATGACTTGATGCCCATAGATGCAATCTCTCTGCTGTGATGagctcttttcttttatctttgttttgttgTCCTGGGTCCTTAGTCTGATTAATAATCCTGTTGATGACAAGGAACAACCTGGAGACTAGAAGCCCTCATTCTTTCTTCTGGGAAAAAGTTTTGGAGACTATCCCAATGCACCTTGACTAGGAGCTCAACTATGGACTTAAAAATGCTTCTGCAAAGGCTCTTGGTGCTCAGAGGAAAGAATGTTCTGTGGTTTGGGAATCAGGGTTCAACTACTTCTGAACTGTGGTCCCATGGGCAGCTTGGATCATTTACTCGACCTTCCAATTTCTTAGCAACAGCGTTAGATTGGATGACATTTTGCATCCCTTCTCATTTTCTGTCATTGCAAGGGACAATACTGGCATACTTTGAATTAGCCTCTGATCTCAGAACCTGGAAGGTTGAGGCAGGACCTTCTCCTTTACTTCACTTGATAGCAAATCCAGTTCCTCAACACGTTTCAGACTTGGGAGTTTAGATTTGCCTGGGGAAGCATTTCTCTTATATGGGATCAACTTCCTGGCCCTTTTTCCTCCCTGCACACCCACTATGTATGGACATGAATATGAATAATTCTGGGTGGAAATCTAATATATAAGCAGTCAACCAGAAAGATTTGTATCTGAGAATCTGCTAATGATCACATCACTTGTTAACATTCAGTAGGTCTTTGACCCAGATTTGCAATCAGTTCCCTTCTTAAGACTATGACTCCCTAGTCCTAGTCTTCCTGTACCCTccttttccccccaccccacgAATTACAATGTGGCATGAGTCTGACTTACCCCCATGACCCTCATTTCTGTAGCAAGGAAATATTTTAGACCGGATTTATTGGCAAAAGCAGTTGTTTTTAGCCCGCTCTGGACATTGAAAACCTCCTGAGGTAGCAGCAGGAGCACTGATTTGGGTGTGGTTGCTGTTTTGGATTCCATGGTCCTGTAGCTGATTCCACCTCAGAAATAATGTCAATAAAATTGGTGGACAGGCATTACAGCCAAGATCATGTTCCACTTCTATGTCAGGTTCACCTAGAGAGCTGGACTCTTGCTGTACATCACATTAGAATCCTTCAGTCATTGAGTCACAGTGTCATGGAACCCTGGAATGCTAGTGCTGGAAAGGAGCCACCAGAGAGACTGGGGAGGAGGCTTGGCCTGAGGCTCAGAGGTCTCCCACTCCATCTGGCCTCGTCTTTGGAGGAGCCTCCTTTCCTTTCTGGAGCTCTTCTTCCCAGGGGTTGGTGGATTAGTCATGGAGGTCTCCTCCAACATGAAATTCAACTATGTTATCTCATTCAGTCTCTTCTTTTTGGGGAGGAAGTTGAAGGAACATTTAGGACTcacacttgctcattccattctCAGAGCGCCTCAATGCTGAGGGCTTGTCAGAGGATGCCAGGGCCAAAAGGGCCCTTGGAGGTCTGCCAGCTTGACACCCTCTTCTTGTCAGAGGGTTTATGATGTGGTTCTAGTCTCTTCAGAAAGCAACACTGCTTTGGCAGCTAGGTCTTGGAGGTGCCTAATAGCATTTGCCACTTTCGATCCAATGATGATCCACTTAAACCATCTGTGACTGtgactatttttcatttcatcagtTATTGttgtgatagaaaa
The Macrotis lagotis isolate mMagLag1 chromosome 3, bilby.v1.9.chrom.fasta, whole genome shotgun sequence genome window above contains:
- the MS4A5 gene encoding membrane-spanning 4-domains subfamily A member 5 isoform X1 produces the protein MESKTATTPKSVLLLLPQEVFNVQSGLKTTAFANKSGLKYFLATEMRVMGAIQVLIGLMNFCFGAVLIFTHISPYPRFSFIFLTGYPFWGAACYINSGSLLIAFERRSTKYLGQISLIMNTVSSVAALIGITLLSFGLILDKNYLCGYVGGGTFCAGITIILNGILGLMITFAILELFISLFYSVFRHNLTCADTEDWFSIEV
- the MS4A5 gene encoding membrane-spanning 4-domains subfamily A member 5 isoform X2 → MESKTATTPKSVLLLLPQEVFNVQSGLKTTAFANKSGLKYFLATEMRVMGAIQVLIGLMNFCFGAVLIFTHISPYPRFSFIFLTGYPFWGAACYINSGSLLIAFERRSTKYLGQISLIMNTVSSVAALIGITLLSFGLILDKNYLCGYVGGGTFCAGITIILNNARA